DNA from Campylobacter sp. RM5004:
GAGTGATGGGTTATCACAGACCCGTAGAAAGCTTTAATCTAGGAAAAAAAGGCGAACATAAAGAAAGAAAAATGTTTGAGATAAAATGATTTATGATATAACCCCATTTAGCATAATTGATTATCCGGATTATTTATCTTGCATAGTTTGGCTATCAGGTTGTAATTTAAGGTGTAAATATTGCTATAACGAAGAAATTATAAAAAGCACTAAAGCAAATATTAGCTTTAGCGAATATAAAAACTTTTTAAAAAGTCGGATTTCTTTGCTTGATGGGGTTGTTTTTAGCGGTGGAGAATGCACGAAATCACCTAATTTATTAAAATATTTAAGCCTTGCAAAAGAGCTTAATTTTAAGTGCAAAATTGATAGTAATGGCTCAAATCCTAATGTAATAAAGAGCATTTTAGATAATAATTTGGCTGATTATTTTGCTATTGATTTTAAAGCACCTAAAGAAAAATTATACGAATTAACAGGGCTTGATTATTTTGATGAGTTTAAGCAAACTTTAGATTTACTTAATAATAGCGATGTGGAATTTGAAATAAGAACTACTTGGCATTATGACTTACTAAGTGTTAGCGATATTTTCAATATGTATGAGTTTTTAAGAAAATCAGGCTATAAAAACAAATATTATTTACAAAAATTTCAAGATTATAAAAATCTTGCAAACTTAAAACAAAGTTTGCAATTAATAGATTTAAGCATATTTAATGATGATTTCGTTTTAAGAAATTTTTAAAGAATTTGAATTAGGAATTTCAATTTTTCTTTATTTTCTTTACTAATCCTAAAGCTATCACGACATTTTTGCAAGGTCATTTTAAGAGTTGTTACATCTAGTTTATTAGCGCTTAAAAAGTTATATGTAAGATTAAAATCCTTTACCATCATTACTTGAAAATACCAAGCTCTTGCCATATTTATATAATATTCATCGCTTTTTATATCAAAAACTATTTTTAGCCCTTCATTTGGGGTAATAAATTTCATAAAGCACAAAATCCCAAAACGGATTTTATAAGTATGCTTTGAGCTAATTAATTCATTTGCTAAAGGTTTTAGGTCTTTATTTTTAAAGCTTTTAGGAACTAAAGTATCGCAATTCGCCCAATTATCTACGAAATTAAGATATTTTTTCGTATAATCTAAGGCTTTTTGGTAATCTTTTTCATAGTTTATCCCATAGGCTATGAGTTGCAAATATTCATAAAATTTTTCATCTTTTAAAAAGTTTTGAAAAAACTCATCAAATTTATTTTCTTTTTGAAGATTTTTTGCATAATCTTTAAGAATATTAGAGCGAATTCCTAAAATCTCGTATTTTGTAAAAACTAGCCTTTCATGAAATGCTTTATAATCTTTATCTATATAAGTCTTTAAAATCTCTTTCATCAAAACTCCTTTTTGCTGATTATAATAAAAAAAGAATTTGAAATAGGAATTTGACTTTTAAAAAGCTAAATCAAAATCAAAAAGTATAATAAATCTATTTAGTGTATTTTAAGCTAGATTTTAAATTTTTATATAAGATAATGAATGAAAAATACTGAAGAAATAGAAAGATTTTATAAACTCGTATCAAGTAATGTTAAAAGAATTAGAACCGAAAAAAATATAAGCCAACTAGAATTAGCTCTAAGTATAGGAATAAAATCAATTGCCTTTTATTCAAATTGCGAAAACAACAAAAACGGCAAGCATTTTAACCTAGAGCATGTTTATAATATAAGCAAGGTTTTAGGTATTGATATTTGCGAATTATTAAAGGAGTAAGCGAAGATGAATTTTATAAAAGAAGCCTTGATTAATGTAGCTAATTTTGATTTAAGAGCTACTATGAGTAGGCGTTCGTATGCCTTTATGATTTTTGTTTTTCCGATTTTAGCTTTTAGCTTGTTTTATTTTTTGATAGAGTTTTCAAGGTTTGTGCGTTTAGTATTAGCAAATTTTACAATTTTTAGTGTGGATTTTCGTGATGTCGCACTTGCTTATAATCAAATAATATTTAATAGTTTAAATCAAAACTTTACAATCGCTATGTTTATAGTGTTTTTAACTTGTGTAATACAAAGGCTTAATTCAATTACAAAAAATAAGACTTTAAAATTATTAATTACAATTTTGCTTGTTTTCTTATCTTTTTGTGCAATTAATTCATTTTATGCTTTGGTTTTGCTTAGTATTTTGATTGTTTTAATAGCTTTTATAAAAGAAAGGCATTTTAATGAAGCTAATCCTAAATATTCTTTAGCGTATTTTTTGACATTTGATTTTAAAACAAATGCTAGTAAGCCTAATTTGATAATTATTTTTAGCTTGTGTTTATTTATACTTATGCTTATTCCATTCTGTTTAGAGTTATTTTATCAAGGCTTTAAGGATTATAAATTTATTATTACAACGATATTTTATTACATTGCTATTTTAATAATGCCTATTATTTATATTGATATATTTTATTTATTAAATCGCTATAAATTAGGCTTTAGAATAATTGCAAAAACAATTACTCTAGTATCTTTTATAGCTTTTTATATTCATATAATTTGCTTTGATAGATACGGCGTTTTTTATGAATTTATTAAGATGTTATTCTTATATTCATTTGTCTTAGTTTATGTTCTAGCAATGCTAAAAATCAAGAATTTGAAATAGGAATTTGACTTTTATTTTCTAAATACGAAAATATATTCGTGAGCTATTAGTAAGAAATTATGCTTAATGCTATTTGTCTTCCAAAATCCTGTGGCTTTGCAATTAAATTGTTTTTTTATGATAGTTTCTTTTAGCGTAAAACCAGCGTTTAAAAATACTTGCATAGAATAAAATCCAAGTGGTATCATGCAACCATTTTTTCTAGTATCACCTATCGTAATAGCACAAAAATGATTTTTCTTAAGTACTCTATTGCATTCATTTGCAACATCTTTTAAAGCAATTAAAAATTCATCTATTTTAAGATGGGATAAATCACCTTGTATATCATCACTATATTTAATAATATTTGCATAAGGTGGATGAGTGCATATAAAATCAATGCTTTCATCTTTTATAAAACTAAGTTTTCTTGCATCTTCATTGTATAAACGCACTAAGCTTTTACTATCAAAATCACATTTTTTCTTACAAATTTCTATTGCATTTGGATTTATATCAATACCTATTGCATTACGATTTAAAAGTTTTGCTTCTATTAAAGTTGTTCCACTGCCTGCAAATTGATCTAATATCAAATCATTTTCTTTACTATATCTTAAAATCAAATTTCTAGGCACATAAGGAGAATAATTTCCCCTATATTTTGCATCGTGTGTAGCCCATTTGCCACGATTTGGGAATTTCCAAACAGTATTTAATTCTAAAGCAAAATCATCTGGAGCTAATTTCACTTAAAAATCCTTAAAAATATACCATTCTCTAAATCATTTAAATTATAAATATGCTCTAGTTTTTCAAAAGTTTTTAAAAGATTATTTTTTGCACTAAACCAACCTTTGCCATCAGTTAGCCATACAAAATATATATTTTTAAGGTTTTTACATTCAAGTGCTATTTTTTCATAAGATCTTGCTGTTTCATTAAGTTTTGAACCATTAGAAGCGTAAAAATTACATTCTAATAAATATAAATTATTATCAGTTTTTACAGCATAATCAAATCTTTTTTCGCTTTTTCCATTATTTGATATAGCACTTAAATCCACTCCAAATTTACTT
Protein-coding regions in this window:
- the nrdD gene encoding anaerobic ribonucleoside-triphosphate reductase produces the protein MKTIDNEKRTKCMVYTRVMGYHRPVESFNLGKKGEHKERKMFEIK
- a CDS encoding anaerobic ribonucleoside-triphosphate reductase activating protein; the protein is MIYDITPFSIIDYPDYLSCIVWLSGCNLRCKYCYNEEIIKSTKANISFSEYKNFLKSRISLLDGVVFSGGECTKSPNLLKYLSLAKELNFKCKIDSNGSNPNVIKSILDNNLADYFAIDFKAPKEKLYELTGLDYFDEFKQTLDLLNNSDVEFEIRTTWHYDLLSVSDIFNMYEFLRKSGYKNKYYLQKFQDYKNLANLKQSLQLIDLSIFNDDFVLRNF
- a CDS encoding DNA alkylation repair protein, with the translated sequence MKEILKTYIDKDYKAFHERLVFTKYEILGIRSNILKDYAKNLQKENKFDEFFQNFLKDEKFYEYLQLIAYGINYEKDYQKALDYTKKYLNFVDNWANCDTLVPKSFKNKDLKPLANELISSKHTYKIRFGILCFMKFITPNEGLKIVFDIKSDEYYINMARAWYFQVMMVKDFNLTYNFLSANKLDVTTLKMTLQKCRDSFRISKENKEKLKFLIQIL
- a CDS encoding helix-turn-helix transcriptional regulator → MKNTEEIERFYKLVSSNVKRIRTEKNISQLELALSIGIKSIAFYSNCENNKNGKHFNLEHVYNISKVLGIDICELLKE
- a CDS encoding DNA methyltransferase; this translates as MKLAPDDFALELNTVWKFPNRGKWATHDAKYRGNYSPYVPRNLILRYSKENDLILDQFAGSGTTLIEAKLLNRNAIGIDINPNAIEICKKKCDFDSKSLVRLYNEDARKLSFIKDESIDFICTHPPYANIIKYSDDIQGDLSHLKIDEFLIALKDVANECNRVLKKNHFCAITIGDTRKNGCMIPLGFYSMQVFLNAGFTLKETIIKKQFNCKATGFWKTNSIKHNFLLIAHEYIFVFRK